One window of Aspergillus oryzae RIB40 DNA, chromosome 3 genomic DNA carries:
- a CDS encoding alpha-hydroxy acid oxidase (L-lactate dehydrogenase (FMN-dependent) and related alpha-hydroxy acid dehydrogenases) — protein sequence MESSSPTEILTINELRAAASSNLQKDVEEYYNEGAGDMVTMSENETAFDRFKIRPRILCDVSNIDTSTTFLGEKVSLPIGFAPTCIQCLAHPDGEAATSRAATQLNIPMVLSTFSTVSLEDVISERKEGQNPYAFQPIFPRDRSRTLDWMKRAESEKSGYKAIFITVDAPVTANRLRKKRKSLQLPPHLSYPNLSDNSDRSSDKSGHDPGKRWDEVIPWVKANTSLEVWVKGISCPYDVLKAIDYGLDGLVISSHGGRQLDGVAAAIDVLAECAPLAKGRIKIGFDSGIRRGADVFRALALGADICFLGRIPLWGLAYDGQAGVELAVRILEEELRNTMAHAGVSKLCFIKGNIENACVGHWRQWAVV from the exons ATGGAGTCTTCAAGTCCAACAGAAATACTCACAATCAACGAGTTACGCGCAGCAGCGTCGTCCAACCTACAAAAGGATGTTGAAG AGTACTACAATGAGGGAGCCGGGGATATGGTCAC CATGAGTGAGAATGAGACAGCCTTTGATCGCTTCAAGATTCGACCCCGTATTCTTTGCGACGTGTCCAATATTGATACCTCAACAACATTTCTTGGCGAAAAG GTCTCCTTGCCGATAGGATTTGCGCCAACATGTATACAGTGCCTTGCACATCCTGACGGTGAAGCGGCGACATCTCGAGCAGCAACCCAACTGAACATCCCAATGGTCTTATCAACATTCTCAACGGTATCATTGGAAGATGTCATCTCTGAGCGCAAAGAGGGCCAGAACCCATACGCGTTCCAGCCGATCTTCCCCAGGGATCGAAGTAGAACACTGGATTGGATGAAACGAGCTGAAAGTGAGA AATCTGGTTACAAAGCTATTTTTATCACTGTAGATGCTCCAGTTACGGCAAATCgcctgaggaagaaaagaaaaagcttaCAGCTCCCCCCACACCTTTCCTACCCCAACCTGTCGGACAATTCGGACAGATCGAGTGACAAGTCTGGTCACGATCCGGGTAAAAGATGGGATGAGGTTATCCCATGGGTTAAAGCTAACACCAGTTTAGAAGTATGGGTGAAAGGCA TCTCTTGCCCATATGATGTACTGAAAGCAATTGACTACGGCCTGGACGGCCTGGTCATCTCAAGCCACGGAGGCAGACAGCTAGACGGTGTTGCAGCAGCCATCGACGTCTTGGCTGAATGTGCTCCATTGGCGAAGGGTCGCATCAAAATTGGTTTCGACAGTGGAATCCGTCGAGGAGCTGATGTATTCCGTGCATTAGCCTTAGGTGCCGACATCTGCTTCCTTGGAAGAATCCCCTTATGGGGTCTGGCT TACGACGGGCAGGCTGGAGTTGAGCTAGCGGTGAGAAttttggaggaggagcttcGCAACACTATGGCACATGCAGG TGTGAGCAAGTTGTGCTTCATTAAAGGAAATATCGAGAACGCATGTGTCGGTCATTGGCGCCAATGGGCTGTTGTGTAA